Proteins encoded by one window of Dietzia sp. B32:
- a CDS encoding M23 family metallopeptidase encodes MSDATRIPFAELADRLGVEGSGATAGRHRAARSTHMGRIVAGTVAGAALSGGLAMAAAPVASAQSADVNADQLAEMAQGVIQGIGLTEDQLREYAIDPAVFGSLGIPAIGGGHAPTYGPITSGFGPRWGTFHNGTDFGAPIGTPMFAAKSGTVVAAGPASGYGLWIRIQTDDGHLLEYGHNDKNYVAVGQRVNAGQVIGTVGNRGYSTGPHLHFGVRNPAGQWIDPVPWLRANGVAV; translated from the coding sequence ATGTCCGACGCCACTCGCATTCCCTTCGCCGAGCTCGCCGATCGACTCGGTGTCGAGGGCTCCGGCGCGACCGCCGGGCGCCACCGCGCGGCCCGCTCGACCCACATGGGCCGCATCGTGGCCGGCACCGTCGCGGGCGCCGCCCTCTCGGGAGGCCTGGCCATGGCCGCGGCCCCCGTCGCCTCCGCCCAGTCCGCGGACGTCAACGCGGACCAGCTCGCCGAGATGGCGCAGGGCGTCATCCAGGGAATCGGCTTGACCGAGGACCAGCTGCGCGAGTACGCCATCGACCCGGCCGTCTTCGGCTCGCTCGGTATCCCGGCGATCGGCGGCGGCCACGCCCCGACCTACGGGCCCATCACCTCCGGCTTCGGCCCCCGCTGGGGCACCTTCCACAACGGCACGGACTTCGGTGCGCCGATCGGCACCCCGATGTTCGCCGCCAAGTCCGGCACCGTCGTCGCGGCCGGCCCGGCCTCCGGTTACGGTCTGTGGATCCGCATCCAGACCGACGACGGGCACCTGCTCGAGTACGGCCACAACGACAAGAACTACGTCGCGGTCGGCCAGCGCGTCAACGCCGGCCAGGTCATCGGAACGGTCGGCAACCGCGGCTACTCCACCGGTCCGCACCTGCACTTCGGCGTCCGCAACCCGGCCGGCCAGTGGATCGATCCCGTGCCGTGGCTGCGCGCCAACGGCGTCGCCGTCTGA